The window GACCCATCACTGCAGCCAATTGGGTAATGCCCATGGCACTCATGCGTGCATTATTGCGGAAGATGCGGCCAAAATGTTCCTTGTCGGGGAAGATCTCATCCTGCATGGGCAGGAATACCCCTGCGCTATCCACCAGGTAGATGATGGGTATCCTGTTTTCCATGGCGATCTCTTGCAACCTCAGGTTCTTCTTGCCTGTGATGGGGAACCAGGCTCCTGCCTTAACTGTCTGGTCATTGGCAACGATCACACACTGCCGGCCACTCACATATCCTATGCCACCAACGGTGCCGCCTGCAGGGCATCCCCCCTGGTCCTCATACATCCCATAACCGGCAAAGGGGGCGATCTCAATGAAGTTGTCCATGCTGTCTACGAGGTAAGCGATCCTTTCCCTCGGGGTGAGTTTGTTCTTTTCCCTTTGCTTCTCGATGGCCTTCTGGCCACCACCCAATGCGATCTTGTCGAATTTGGTCCGGAGGTCGCTTAATGCCAGTTTCATGGCATCTTCATTGCGGTTTTGTTCTATCGTCATAGCAAGCTTTTCGTTAGTTGCAAATTACTGTGAATACTTGTAACACAAAATGTCCCGGGTTGTTATAGTATGAATGATGTTATTTTTATGCTGACCAATCGTAGTTAGCCTGATGAACCGAAAGTATGCCGGACTATACCTGTTATTGGGATTCGCCTTCCTTATCAAGGTCTTTTCCCTGTTCCCACGCGCGGTTGAGCTGTATTATTCAAGGGGAGCGTATCCTTATATTTCAAGGGTACTGAGGTTCCTTTTTGGCTGGATTCCTTTCAGCGTGGGGGACCTTCTCTATGTGCTGGCTGCCACCTGGTTGATCTTTTATATCGCCAGGCTGATCCGTAAACTGGTGAAGAAGGAAGCCGACCGGTACTTCTGGCTGCGGGCTGGCATGAAAGTGATGACCATCTGGTTATGGATCTATGTGGTCTTCAACCTTTTTTGGGGACTGAACTACAACCGCCAGGGTATCGCCCGTCAGGCCGGCCTGGTATTGTCAGGCTATGAAACCCAGGAACTGGATACACTGGTCAATACCATCATCGACCGGATGAATGCATTGCATCCTGCATCTATGGCCGAAAGGGACCCCCTGCACCATAAGAAGACCCTGTTCCATAAGGCAGCGGATGCCTACAGGCTTCCGCCCCAGGAGGCTGATTTCCTCCGGTATACCGGCTATTCGGTGAAGCCATCGCTGTTCAGTTATGCCGGTAATTACATGGGATTTACGGGTTACTATAATCCATTTACCGGTGAGGCGCAGGTTAATACCACGGTACCGGTATTTGTTCAGCCTTTTACTACCTGCCACGAGATAGGTCACCAGCTGGGCTATGCGAAAGAGAATGAAGCCAACCTTGCCGGTTTCCTTAGTGCCAAGAACAGTGCAAGTGCGGCTTTCCGATATTCCGCGTACTTTGACCTTTACCTCTATGCCATGCGCGACCTCTACCTGCGTGATTCATCGCGCTACAGGGATGTTGAAAAGCGCTTATCCGCCGGCGTGAGGAAGGACCTGGTGGACCTGCGAAAATTCAATTACGAACACATTGGTTTACTGGAACCCCTCATCAGGAGTTTGTATGCGCAATTTCTCAGGGTGAACCAACAGCCCTCCGGATTGTTGAGTTACAACCAGGTGGTGGCAATGGTAGTGTCCTATATGCGGCGTTATGGGAAGGAAAGTATTTAATGACCGGACCTTTGTTGTCAACCTGCCGGTGTGAATTATCAGGCGCCATGGGGAAGCGGTTAGCATAGACTTATGGACCAGATGCTTAGCACATGCGCTTAATTGACCATTTGTTTACCAGGTTGACCAAAAGTGATTCACCCCCATAGAAAGCATCGCTGAGGGGTTGGAATCCTGGTCGACTAAAAATCATCCATAGTGAAGAAATTACTCCTGTCTGTATTGGTTCCATTGATTGTAGGGGCGACTGCCGGTTATTTCACCAGCACTTCAGTCAAGACCTGGTATACCACATTGGAGAAGCCCTGGTTCAATCCCCCTAATTGGCTTTTTGGTCCCGTATGGACCAGCCTTTATATCATGATGGGAATTGCCTGCTGGCTGGTTTGGTCCTCAAATGCAGGCCAGGAACTGAAGCGGAAAGCGCTCCTGTTGTTCGGGGTGCAGCTTATGGCGAATTTCCTCTGGTCCTTCATCTTCTTTTATTTTCACCAGGTTGGCCTCGCTTTTATGGAGATCATTATCCTTTGGCTCCTGATATTGCTTTGCATATTCTCCTTCGCAAGAGTGGATAAGCGGGCTGCCTGGCTGATGGTGCCCTATATCAGTTGGGTCACCTTTGCTGCCATTCTGAACGGTACTATCTGGATGCTGAACAGGTAATGGGCTTCCGATCGGGATAGGAACAAACAGCAGGCCGATCAAGGGCGAAAGAATAAATGGGAAAGGAATAAAAAAGGGCCGGGTAAAACAGATGTGTGAATGATCAAGATAGAAAAAGGTTTCTATCTTATGCATCCATTCTGCTGTTCTATCCGGCCCTTTGCGTAATTAGGTCAGAACTTGTTCTTCCACATCATGCTTTCGATGGGCTTGTCGGGCTGGCCGCTGTACTTGGCATTGGACTTCTGGTTGTACTTTACCTCAATTTCTCCATCAACAGGGAAATAGATCAGTTGCCCGATCGGCATGCCTTTGTAAACTTTCACCGGCTGTTTAACAGAGATCTCCAGCGTCCAGTTTCCACAAAAGCCAACATCACCCTTGCCGGCAGTGGCATGGATATCAATACCCAACCTGCCGGTCGAAGATTTTCCTTCCAGGAAGGGCACATGCGCATGGGTTTCGGTGTATTCGGCTGTTACACCCAGGTAAAAGATATGTGGGTAGAGAACGAAGCCTTCATCGGGGATCTCAAAATATTCGATCTGGTTATGCTTTTTGGCATCCAGGATATGTTCTTTATAGGTAGCCAGCCATTTGCCAAGGTGCACGTCATAGGAATTGCTTCCCAAAGATTCCCGCTGGTATGGCTCGATCTTGATGGTGCCTTTCTCCATTTCTTCCAGGATACGTTTGTCCGACAGGATCATATGCTTCGCTTATTTTATATTTGGTGAACGGTAGCCTTTAAGTGCTGCAATGTTACCTTCAAATTTTCAACCTTGGCTTTATTTTATCAACATAATATCAACGAGCAAACCAGGCTGGCCATATGGCGGATTGAAGAAGAGGAGGCCTTCTTCCTGGAAAAAGTGCCCTTGAAAAAGGAAGTCACCCATCCTTACAAACGCTTGCAACACCTGGCCGGGCGCTACCTTCTTCCCCTGCTCTTCAATGATTTCCCGCTGGAAGAGATCCTGGTGGCAGATACCCGAAAGCCTTTCCTCCCTGAGGAACAATACCATTTTTCCATTTCCCATTGTGGTAATTACGCTGCAGCCATCGCCAGCAGCCGCTACCGGGTAGGTATTGATATTGAGCTTGTCACACCCAGGATCGAAAAGATATCCCACAAGTTCCTGACGGAGAGGGAGAAGGACTTTCTCCAGCAATGGGAACTCTTCGACAGGTTACAACTTGAACTCACTACCGTTCTTTGGAGTGCCAAGGAGGCGGTTTACAAGTGGTATGGCAATGGCCAGGTAGACTTCCGCGAGCATATGCGCCTTAATGGTCCCATCAATTATGCCTCCAACGAATGGATGAATTTCCCATTTGTCTTCGGAAAGGATATGATCAAGGAACTGGACATTCACGCCAGGATCTTCGAGCCGCTGGTACTTGCCTATACCGTTTCCTGACCGGGTAAAAATGCCAGGAATTCCCCTGGTCAGGGTGCCTCCAGCAGGTCGTCATCATTTTCCAGTAAGTTGAGGTCTATGGCATCATTGCCGGAAATGCCTTCTATGCTGCCCTTGATATGGGCTGCATTCAGGAGTACCTTTTCCAGTTGCTTCTCCCTGGCCTTCCAGAGTTTTTCCATGGCATCCCGCTCTTTCTGGATAGAGAGTTTCATGGAAAGGAACCCTTCGCGGATCGCCTTCCATTGCTCCCCAAATTCATTGCTGGTCAGGTAATCATAGAGCATGTGCATTTTATCGCCCTTATTCTCCTGGTTCTTGGTGGCATTATAGACCTTTATGATGGAGTCGCGTAATACATGCGCCAGTGCGCCTACCTCTGCGAAGGTGCAGATCCAGATCCCATTGCGCTCCCCGAACTGGTCCATACCGGATGGCATGGTCTGGGTCACCAGGATGGCGATATCCGCGCCCTGGCTTCGCAGATCGGCCTTCAGTTTTTCAATCCAATCATTGGTGAACCCCTTGGTGCGCTTGCTTTCATAGATGATCTTGCCGCATTCCTGCCCGAACTGGTTGCGTACGGTCTGGATGCAGTCCGCACCACGTACTCCCTTGCCCACTTCCGATACCAGGTCGAAGGGGAAACTGTTCTTCAGCATTTCTTCCAATGCCAGCTCCTGTACTTCCCCCTGCAATTGCATGCTTCCCTGTTCGGCCTTGCGTTTCATTTCTTCCGCCAGCTTTTTCTGGTCTTCCAATTGCTTTTCCATCTCTTTCAGTCGCAACTGGTATTCATTCTCCATCGTCTCGATCTTCTGGGCTTCCAGCTTCCTGATCTCATCGGAAAGCCTGCTTCTTTCCTGCTGCAGTTTTTTCTGCAATACAATCTCCAATTCTTCCTCCTTTGTCTTCAGTTCCTGTTCCTTCTTTAGGAATTCCAGTTCCTTCTGCCTGGCGGCCTTCAGCTTTTCTTCCTTCTCCCGATCCGCCTCCTGCAACATCCTCAACTGGTTCTCGAAGTCGGCATGCAGGCTCTTCCTGATGCTGGCTTCCAGTTGTTCATTCTGCTTCTTCAGCTCCTGGTCCAGTTGCTGGCGGAAGGCAGTCTCCTGCTGCCGTTTGAATTGTTCAAAGGCTTCGTCTTTC is drawn from Flavihumibacter rivuli and contains these coding sequences:
- a CDS encoding DUF3810 domain-containing protein, whose product is MNRKYAGLYLLLGFAFLIKVFSLFPRAVELYYSRGAYPYISRVLRFLFGWIPFSVGDLLYVLAATWLIFYIARLIRKLVKKEADRYFWLRAGMKVMTIWLWIYVVFNLFWGLNYNRQGIARQAGLVLSGYETQELDTLVNTIIDRMNALHPASMAERDPLHHKKTLFHKAADAYRLPPQEADFLRYTGYSVKPSLFSYAGNYMGFTGYYNPFTGEAQVNTTVPVFVQPFTTCHEIGHQLGYAKENEANLAGFLSAKNSASAAFRYSAYFDLYLYAMRDLYLRDSSRYRDVEKRLSAGVRKDLVDLRKFNYEHIGLLEPLIRSLYAQFLRVNQQPSGLLSYNQVVAMVVSYMRRYGKESI
- a CDS encoding TspO/MBR family protein, with the translated sequence MKKLLLSVLVPLIVGATAGYFTSTSVKTWYTTLEKPWFNPPNWLFGPVWTSLYIMMGIACWLVWSSNAGQELKRKALLLFGVQLMANFLWSFIFFYFHQVGLAFMEIIILWLLILLCIFSFARVDKRAAWLMVPYISWVTFAAILNGTIWMLNR
- the dcd gene encoding dCTP deaminase → MILSDKRILEEMEKGTIKIEPYQRESLGSNSYDVHLGKWLATYKEHILDAKKHNQIEYFEIPDEGFVLYPHIFYLGVTAEYTETHAHVPFLEGKSSTGRLGIDIHATAGKGDVGFCGNWTLEISVKQPVKVYKGMPIGQLIYFPVDGEIEVKYNQKSNAKYSGQPDKPIESMMWKNKF
- a CDS encoding 4'-phosphopantetheinyl transferase family protein, whose amino-acid sequence is MALFYQHNINEQTRLAIWRIEEEEAFFLEKVPLKKEVTHPYKRLQHLAGRYLLPLLFNDFPLEEILVADTRKPFLPEEQYHFSISHCGNYAAAIASSRYRVGIDIELVTPRIEKISHKFLTEREKDFLQQWELFDRLQLELTTVLWSAKEAVYKWYGNGQVDFREHMRLNGPINYASNEWMNFPFVFGKDMIKELDIHARIFEPLVLAYTVS
- a CDS encoding DUF2130 domain-containing protein, whose translation is MLTNITCPNCGHEFPLEAALNDELKEAIEKEKQELREKMIEYRNQKEEELRKKDEAFEQFKRQQETAFRQQLDQELKKQNEQLEASIRKSLHADFENQLRMLQEADREKEEKLKAARQKELEFLKKEQELKTKEEELEIVLQKKLQQERSRLSDEIRKLEAQKIETMENEYQLRLKEMEKQLEDQKKLAEEMKRKAEQGSMQLQGEVQELALEEMLKNSFPFDLVSEVGKGVRGADCIQTVRNQFGQECGKIIYESKRTKGFTNDWIEKLKADLRSQGADIAILVTQTMPSGMDQFGERNGIWICTFAEVGALAHVLRDSIIKVYNATKNQENKGDKMHMLYDYLTSNEFGEQWKAIREGFLSMKLSIQKERDAMEKLWKAREKQLEKVLLNAAHIKGSIEGISGNDAIDLNLLENDDDLLEAP